A single Tamandua tetradactyla isolate mTamTet1 chromosome X, mTamTet1.pri, whole genome shotgun sequence DNA region contains:
- the LOC143671018 gene encoding uncharacterized protein LOC143671018 gives MPEGGGDGNCKAGDSGVEERQSEEGKEEELDKEGVIREMESLGEGKKDLEEEEKWEKGDKEELEEKEKEEIEGEEEEGEGGEEEGEGEEEEGEGEEEERDGEEEERDGEEEEGEGEEEERDGEEEEIEGEEEESEGEEEEREGEEEEREGEEEESEGEEEEDEGDEKEGGEGEEGESMGEEGEGEEEEEENEAEEEEAEEEEEEGFFERKEGKEWERDGEEHRRKGEEEEEKEEERKYQETGDKENEGKEGQGEVEHAKKVRKFKGFMKYDKDRPYQKKFITNTEGKGKKHETQRSNTPMQSKQLLENGPSSSEKFWNNVLPHYLKLK, from the exons ATGCCAGAAGGTGGAGGTGACGGAAATTGTAAAGCAGGTGATTCAGGAGTGGAAGAGAGGCAGagtgaggaaggaaaggaggaagagctAGACAAAGAAGGAGTAATTAGAGAAATGGAGAGTCTGGGTGAAGGAAAGAAGGActtagaagaggaagagaaatgggaaaaagGGGATAAggaagaactggaagaaaaggaga aagaggaaatagagggggaagaggaagaaggtgaggggggagaggaggaaggagagggggaagaggaggaaggcgagggggaagaggaggaaagagatggggaagaggaggaaagagatggggaagaggaggaaggcgagggggaagaggaggaacgagatggggaagaggaagaaatagagggggaagaggaagaaagtgaaggggaagaggaggaaagagagggagaagaggaagaaagagagggggaagaggaagaaagcgagggggaagaggaagaagatgagGGGGACGAAAAAGAAGGCGGCgagggagaagagggagaaagtatgggagaagaaggagaaggtgaggaggaagaggaagaaaacgaGGCGGAAGAGGAGGAAGccgaggaggaagaggaggaagggttttttgaaaggaaggaggggaaagAGTGGGAAAGGGATGGGGAAGAACAcaggagaaaaggagaagaagaggaagaaaaggaggaagagaggaaatacCAGGAAACAGGTGAtaaagagaatgaaggaaaggaaggacagGGTGAAGTAGAACATGcaaaaaaggtaagaaaatttAAAGGATTTATGAAATATgacaaagatagaccatatcaaAAGAAGTTTATTACTAACAcagagggaaaggggaaaaagcaTGAAACACAAAGGTCCAATACACCAATGCAGTCAAAACAACTTTTAGAAAATGGACCATCAAGTTCAGAAAAATTCTGGAATAATGTATTACCACATTATTTGAAATTAAAGTAA